Proteins found in one Triticum urartu cultivar G1812 chromosome 4, Tu2.1, whole genome shotgun sequence genomic segment:
- the LOC125552238 gene encoding uncharacterized WD repeat-containing protein C2A9.03-like, translating into MAHDLQDDLEFVAAGHDYDDFEFDDAGGNGLRTSGGASQYQLNTEMNDTSALEYRQGKDMQEIPWERLNYSRDQYRQMRLKQYKNYQSLARPRDALAKECQRAETRDAFYDFHLNTRHVKPTIVHFQLRNLLWATSKHDVYVTQNYSVMHWSSLLRRGKEVLNVAGPNQDMRGGGPLSRVQISTMMVKDNLLAAGGFHGELICKYVDQPGVAFCTNLAGNKKSITNAVEIYKSPNGSTRVMAANNDCVVRTFDTEKYSLLTQFPFAWSVNNMSVSPDGKLLAVLGDSSDCLIADSGSGKEIASLRGHADYSFASAWHPDGRVLATGNQDRTCRLWDVRNPSEAFAVLEGRIGAVRGLRFSPDGRFLAAAEPADFVRVYDVAAGYARAQEIDLFGEIAGVSFSPDDGAEALFVGVADRTYGSLLEFRRRHRHAYLDCYL; encoded by the exons ATGGCGCACGACCtgcaggacgacttggagttcgTCGCCGCCGGCCACGATTACGACGACTTCGAGTTCGACGATGCCGGCGGCAACGGGCTCCGAACCTCCGGCGGCGCTTCCCAATACCAGCTG AATACTGAGATGAACGACACTTCGGCCTTGGAGTACAGACAAGGGAAGGACATGCAGGAGATACCCTGGGAGAGATTGAACTACAGCAGGGATCAGTACCGTCAGATGAGGCTAAAACAGTACAAGAACTACCAGAGCCTCGCTAGGCCGCGGGATGCACTGGCAAAG GAATGCCAACGAGCGGAGACAAGAGACGCCTTCTACGATTTTCACTTGAATACAAGACATGTCAAGCCAACAATAGTGCACTTTCAG CTGAGGAACCTCCTGTGGGCTACGTCCAAGCATGATGTGTACGTGACACAGAACTATTCTGTGATGCATTGGTCATCCCTACTCCGGAGAGGAAAAGAAGTGCTCAATGTGGCAGGCCCAAATCAG GATATGCGGGGAGGTGGGCCCTTGTCAAGGGTGCAGATCAGCACCATGATGGTGAAAGACAACCTCCTGGCGGCTGGTGGTTTCCATGGGGAGTTGATATGCAAG TATGTTGATCAACCCGGAGTGGCGTTCTGTACCAACCTGGCCGGCAACAAGAAGTCCATCACCAACGCCGTCGAGATCTACAAATCACCAAA TGGCTCCACCCGGGTGATGGCTGCCAACAACGACTGCGTCGTCAGAACTTTTGACACGGAGAAGTACAGCCTGCTCACCCAGTTCCCCTTTGCGTGGTCCGTCAAC AACATGTCCGTCAGCCCCGACGGGAAGCTGCTCGCGGTGCTCGGTGATAGCTCCGACTGCCTCATCGCCGATTCAGGCTCCGGCAAG GAAATCGCGAGCCTGCGCGGGCACGCGGACTACTCGTTCGCGTCGGCGTGGCACCCGGACGGGCGCGTGCTGGCCACGGGCAACCAGGACAGGACGTGCCGGCTGTGGGACGTGCGCAACCCGTCCGAGGCGTTCGCGGTGCTGGAGGGGAGGATCGGCGCCGTCAGGGGGCTCAGGTTCTCGCCGGACGGCCGCTTCCTGGCCGCGGCCGAGCCGGCGGACTTCGTCCGCGTCTACGACGTGGCGGCCGGGTACGCCCGCGCGCAGGAGATCGATCTGTTCGGAGAGATCGCCGGCGTGTCCTTCAGCCCCGACGACGGCGCGGAGGCGCTGTTCGTGGGCGTCGCCGACCGTACGTACGGCAGCCTGCTCGAGTTCCGCAGGAGGCACCGTCACGCCTACCTCGACTGCTATCTGTGA